A stretch of the Uranotaenia lowii strain MFRU-FL chromosome 3, ASM2978415v1, whole genome shotgun sequence genome encodes the following:
- the LOC129751860 gene encoding zinc finger protein ZFP2-like isoform X6, which produces MFYPLQTTFEDGEIELGRQEILAHEQLSDNKHSLAVSLSLGNTLINLNRIKCPQCRKRFDTMEEMQQHRTKHLTENKFKCEICGKEFPSHSSMWKHTKAHTGERPFVCQICNKGFTQLANLQRHDFVHNGLKPFKCPICEKCFTQQANMQKHQLLHTGLKPYKCPVCQKAFSQHANMIKHQMLHTGLKPYKCPVCQKAFTQHANMVKHQMLHTGLKPYKCPVCDKAFTQQANMVKHQMLHTGLKPYKCGTCDKAFAQQANMVKHQMLHTGIKPYKCNTCGKAFAQQANMVKHQMLHTGVKPYKCSVCGKAFAQQANMVKHQMLHSGIKPYKCPTCDKAFAQQANMVKHQMLHTGEKPFKCKSCDKAFSQRANLKKHEMVHLGIRPHTCPLCSKSYSQYSNLKKHLLVHQKQALKQQQQNGQVMVILYNCQTCKMQFENILEFERHTRQCNELTNGGLKMEHINIKSEIDIDGSSSSGMTQHITIPHSQSPNQPTPMHIPSAILTSVISSSAAVSNAHTLSGLHPTHHSVVTTAAHLQHPQQQHTPPSQHQQQTQQQVAHQQQTLAHQQHPSLQQQHNLPIHLQQQLSHHLISSHLPHQDHGPADLHHQVNFHHPHIPHIPHKILSPLFHIPPFNNNHST; this is translated from the exons CAGACAACATTCGAAGACGGAGAGATTGAACTTGGTCGTCAGGAGATTCTGGCCCACGAGCAACTATCCGACAATAAGCATTCGCTCGCGGTGTCGCTTTCACTCGGAAATACATTGATCAACCTGAACAGGATCAAATGTCCCCAGTGCAGGAAG CGATTCGACACGATGGAAGAAATGCAGCAGCATCGTACCAAACATCTGACCGAGAACAAGTTCAAGTGCGAAATTTGCGGCAAGGAGTTCCCTAGCCACAGCTCGATGTGGAAGCACACCAAGGCCCACACTGGCGAAC GTCCATTTGTGTGCCAGATTTGTAATAAGGGATTCACCCAGTTGGCTAATCTGCAGCGGCACGATTTTGTCCATAACG GATTGAAGCCTTTCAAATGTCCAATCTGCGAAAAGTGTTTTACGCAGCAAGCAAACATGCAAAAGCATCAACTGCTCCATACCG GTCTGAAGCCATACAAATGTCCGGTATGCCAGAAAGCATTTTCCCAACATGCTAATATGATCAAACATCAAATGTTACATACAG GGCTTAAGCCTTACAAGTGTCCAGTGTGCCAAAAGGCATTTACTCAACATGCTAACATGGTTAAACATCAGATGCTTCATACAG GTTTGAAACCTTATAAGTGTCCCGTGTGCGATAAAGCATTTACTCAACAAGCAAACATGGTCAAGCACCAGATGTTACACACTG GACTTAAACCTTACAAATGCGGTACATGCGACAAAGCTTTTGCCCAACAGGCCAATATGGTCAAGCATCAAATGCTACATACTG GTATTAAACCGTACAAGTGCAATACATGTGGCAAGGCTTTTGCTCAGCAAGCAAATATGGTCAAACATCAGATGCTTCATACGG GAGTGAAACCCTACAAATGCTCAGTATGCGGCAAAGCGTTTGCCCAGCAAGCCAACATGGTCAAGCATCAGATGCTTCATAGCG GAATTAAACCGTATAAATGTCCAACTTGTGATAAGGCTTTCGCCCAGCAGGCCAACATGGTCAAGCACCAGATGCTGCACACTG GTGAAAAACCCTTCAAATGCAAGAGCTGCGATAAGGCGTTCTCCCAGCGGGCCAACCTGAAGAAGCACGAGATGGTCCACCTGGGCATACGACCACACACCTGTCCGCTGTGCTCCAAGTCGTACTCACAATACTCGAATCTAAAGAAGCATCTGCTGGTGCATCAGAAGCAGGCGCTCAAGCAGCAACAGCAGAACGGGCAAGTGATGGT caTTCTCTACAACTGCCAGACTTGCAAGatgcaatttgaaaatattctcgaATTCGAACGCCACACGCGGCAGTGTAATGAACTGACCAATGGAGGGCTCAAGATGGAACACATCAACATAAAGAGTGAGATTGACATCGACGGTAGCTCCAGCTCGGGAATGACTCAACACATCACCATACCTCACAGTCAGTCGCCCAACCAGCCGACTCCCATGCACATTCCGTCGGCTATACTGACCTCGGTGATTTCGAGTTCAGCCGCCGTGAGCAATGCCCACACGCTTAGCGGTCTCCATCCAACCCACCATTCGGTGGTGACTACGGCGGCCCATTTGCAGCACCCCCAGCAGCAGCACACGCCACCATCTCAGCATCAACAGCAAACCCAGCAGCAGGTTGCTCATCAGCAACAGACACTGGCCCACCAACAACATCCCTCCCTGCAGCAGCAGCACAACCTTCCGATCCACCTGCAACAGCAGTTGTCCCATCACCTGATTTCCTCGCATCTGCCACACCAGGATCACGGACCCGCCGATCTCCATCACCAGGTCAACTTCCATCATCCGCACATCCCACATATCCCGCACAAGATCCTATCGCCCCTGTTCCACATTCCACCGTTCAACAACAATCACAGCACATAA
- the LOC129751860 gene encoding zinc finger protein 883-like isoform X2, translating to MFYPLTTFEDGEIELGRQEILAHEQLSDNKHSLAVSLSLGNTLINLNRIKCPQCRKRFDTMEEMQQHRTKHLTENKFKCEICGKEFPSHSSMWKHTKAHTGERPFVCQICNKGFTQLANLQRHDFVHNGLKPFKCPICEKCFTQQANMQKHQLLHTGLKPYKCPVCQKAFSQHANMIKHQMLHTGLKPYKCPVCQKAFTQHANMVKHQMLHTGLKPYKCPVCDKAFTQQANMVKHQMLHTGVKPYKCSTCGKAFAQQANMVKHQMLHTGIKPYKCPTCGKAFAQQANMMKHQMLHTGLKPYKCGTCDKAFAQQANMVKHQMLHTGIKPYKCNTCGKAFAQQANMVKHQMLHTGVKPYKCSVCGKAFAQQANMVKHQMLHSGIKPYKCPTCDKAFAQQANMVKHQMLHTGEKPFKCKSCDKAFSQRANLKKHEMVHLGIRPHTCPLCSKSYSQYSNLKKHLLVHQKQALKQQQQNGQVMVILYNCQTCKMQFENILEFERHTRQCNELTNGGLKMEHINIKSEIDIDGSSSSGMTQHITIPHSQSPNQPTPMHIPSAILTSVISSSAAVSNAHTLSGLHPTHHSVVTTAAHLQHPQQQHTPPSQHQQQTQQQVAHQQQTLAHQQHPSLQQQHNLPIHLQQQLSHHLISSHLPHQDHGPADLHHQVNFHHPHIPHIPHKILSPLFHIPPFNNNHST from the exons ACAACATTCGAAGACGGAGAGATTGAACTTGGTCGTCAGGAGATTCTGGCCCACGAGCAACTATCCGACAATAAGCATTCGCTCGCGGTGTCGCTTTCACTCGGAAATACATTGATCAACCTGAACAGGATCAAATGTCCCCAGTGCAGGAAG CGATTCGACACGATGGAAGAAATGCAGCAGCATCGTACCAAACATCTGACCGAGAACAAGTTCAAGTGCGAAATTTGCGGCAAGGAGTTCCCTAGCCACAGCTCGATGTGGAAGCACACCAAGGCCCACACTGGCGAAC GTCCATTTGTGTGCCAGATTTGTAATAAGGGATTCACCCAGTTGGCTAATCTGCAGCGGCACGATTTTGTCCATAACG GATTGAAGCCTTTCAAATGTCCAATCTGCGAAAAGTGTTTTACGCAGCAAGCAAACATGCAAAAGCATCAACTGCTCCATACCG GTCTGAAGCCATACAAATGTCCGGTATGCCAGAAAGCATTTTCCCAACATGCTAATATGATCAAACATCAAATGTTACATACAG GGCTTAAGCCTTACAAGTGTCCAGTGTGCCAAAAGGCATTTACTCAACATGCTAACATGGTTAAACATCAGATGCTTCATACAG GTTTGAAACCTTATAAGTGTCCCGTGTGCGATAAAGCATTTACTCAACAAGCAAACATGGTCAAGCACCAGATGTTACACACTG GCGTTAAACCTTACAAGTGTTCTACATGCGGCAAGGCATTTGCACAGCAGGCAAACATGGTCAAGCATCAAATGCTTCATACTG GCATAAAACCGTACAAATGTCCAACCTGTGGAAAAGCCTTCGCCCAGCAGGCGAACATGATGAAGCATCAGATGCTCCATACCG GACTTAAACCTTACAAATGCGGTACATGCGACAAAGCTTTTGCCCAACAGGCCAATATGGTCAAGCATCAAATGCTACATACTG GTATTAAACCGTACAAGTGCAATACATGTGGCAAGGCTTTTGCTCAGCAAGCAAATATGGTCAAACATCAGATGCTTCATACGG GAGTGAAACCCTACAAATGCTCAGTATGCGGCAAAGCGTTTGCCCAGCAAGCCAACATGGTCAAGCATCAGATGCTTCATAGCG GAATTAAACCGTATAAATGTCCAACTTGTGATAAGGCTTTCGCCCAGCAGGCCAACATGGTCAAGCACCAGATGCTGCACACTG GTGAAAAACCCTTCAAATGCAAGAGCTGCGATAAGGCGTTCTCCCAGCGGGCCAACCTGAAGAAGCACGAGATGGTCCACCTGGGCATACGACCACACACCTGTCCGCTGTGCTCCAAGTCGTACTCACAATACTCGAATCTAAAGAAGCATCTGCTGGTGCATCAGAAGCAGGCGCTCAAGCAGCAACAGCAGAACGGGCAAGTGATGGT caTTCTCTACAACTGCCAGACTTGCAAGatgcaatttgaaaatattctcgaATTCGAACGCCACACGCGGCAGTGTAATGAACTGACCAATGGAGGGCTCAAGATGGAACACATCAACATAAAGAGTGAGATTGACATCGACGGTAGCTCCAGCTCGGGAATGACTCAACACATCACCATACCTCACAGTCAGTCGCCCAACCAGCCGACTCCCATGCACATTCCGTCGGCTATACTGACCTCGGTGATTTCGAGTTCAGCCGCCGTGAGCAATGCCCACACGCTTAGCGGTCTCCATCCAACCCACCATTCGGTGGTGACTACGGCGGCCCATTTGCAGCACCCCCAGCAGCAGCACACGCCACCATCTCAGCATCAACAGCAAACCCAGCAGCAGGTTGCTCATCAGCAACAGACACTGGCCCACCAACAACATCCCTCCCTGCAGCAGCAGCACAACCTTCCGATCCACCTGCAACAGCAGTTGTCCCATCACCTGATTTCCTCGCATCTGCCACACCAGGATCACGGACCCGCCGATCTCCATCACCAGGTCAACTTCCATCATCCGCACATCCCACATATCCCGCACAAGATCCTATCGCCCCTGTTCCACATTCCACCGTTCAACAACAATCACAGCACATAA